The Amycolatopsis nigrescens CSC17Ta-90 genomic interval CCGCTCCCCCGCGATCGCCGCCACCGGCCGCGCCGCGCTGGGGCACGCCGGCGTCGGCATCGACGACTTCGCGCACCTCGACCTGTACTCCTGCTTCCCGTCCGCGGTACAGGTCGCGGCCACCGAATTCGGCATAGACCTGACGGATTCGCGACCACCGACGGTGACCGGAGGGCTCACCTTCGCCGGTGGCCCCGGCAGCAACTACGTCACGCACTCGATCGCCGCGCTCGTGCACCGGCTGCGGGCCGAACCGTCCGCGCCCGCACTGGCCACCGCGGTCGGCTGGTACCTGACCAAGCACGCCGCCGTGGTGCTCTCGGCCTACCCGCCCGCCACCGCCTACGCGCACCACGAGGTGTCCGCCGAAGTCGCCGCGCTGCCGTCGCGCGAGATCGCGGTGGATCCGAGCGGTGACGCGACCATCGAGACCTACACCGTGGTGCACGACCGCGCGGGCGAACCGGAACGGGGCATCGTGCTGTGCGCGCTGCCCGGCGGCGCCCGCGCGGTGGCCGCCAGCGAACGGGCCGCCGAGCTCGACGGGCTGCTCGAAGGCGACCCGCTCGGCGCCAAGGTGCAGCTCACCGGCGTTAGCTCCTTCGAGTTTCCGGTATGAGAAGGTTGCCGGGACAAATCGGCGGACCTTCACGGCGGATCGACGACGTGGGCAGTTAGACGATCGGCGGTGCCCGCGCGGAAAGCGACGGCATGGCCCAGGAGTACGGCAGCTTCAGCGGGACGCTCACGCTGGACGAACCGCCGCGTCCTCGCCGCCGCCACCGGTGGCTGTGGCCCGCGCTGCTGATGCTGTGCTGGCTGGTGCTCGGCGGCGCTGCCGGGCCGTTCCTCGGCAAGCTGAGCGAGATCCAGAGCAACGACCCCGGCTCGTTCCTGCCCGCCAGCGCCGAATCCACCGAAGTGCAGCGGCTGCAGGAACGTTTCGCCGCCGACCGGCTGCTGCCCACGGTGGTGGTGTTCGAACGCGCCAGCGGGCTCACCCCGGCCGACCAGGCGGCGATCCAGCGGAAGGTCGGCGACCTGGCCGGCGCCCCCGGACTGAACGGGCAGATCTCCCCGCCGATCCCGTCCGCGGACGGCAAGGCCGCGCAGGTGATCATGCCGGTGGCCGGGGAGGACCCGTACGAAGCTGGCAAGGCCGTCAAGGAGATCCGCGAGCTGGCCAAGGCCGGGCTGCCGGACGGGCTGCGCGCGCTGGCCACCGGGCCTGGCGGCTACAACGCCGACTTCGCCGAGGTTTTCGGCGGCATCGACGGGGTGCTGCTGATGATCACCGCCTCGATCGTGGCGGTCATCCTGATCATCGTCTACCGCAGCCCGCTGCTGCCGCTGGTGGTGCTGATCTCGGCCGGCCTGGCGCTGTGCACGTCCTCCGCGGTGATCTACTGGCTCGCCTCGGACGGCCTGCTCACCCTGAACGGCCAGTCGCAAGGCATCCTGCTGATCCTGGTCTTCGGCGCGGCCACCGACTACGCGCTGCTGCTGGTCGCCCGCTACCGCGAAGAACTGCTGCGCCACGCCAGCGCCTGGGACGCGATGCGGATCGCATGGCGATCGTCGCTGGAGCCGATCGGGGCCTCCGGTGGCACCGTGATCCTGGGCATGCTGTGCATGCTGGCCAGCGAGCTGACCTCGAACCGCAGCCTCGGCCCGGTGGCGTCGATCGGCATCGCCGGCGCGCTGCTGGCGTCGCTGACCTTCCTGCCCGCGGTGCTGCTGCTGGTCGGCAGGGCCGCGTTCTGGCCGGCCGACCCGGTGCCGCGCAAGCACCGCCGGGCCACCCACGGGATCTTCGACAAGGTCGCCGGCCTCGTCCGCCGCCGTCCGCGGTGGACCTGGGTGATCACGTCGCTGGTGCTGCTGATCGGGGTCGCCTTCGTGCCCTCGATGAAGGCCGACGGCACCTCGCAGCAGGAGATCTTCCTGAACGAGGTGGAGGCGGTCACCGGCCAGGAGGCGCTCACCGCGCACTTCCCCGGCGGCACCGGCAGTCCGGCGGTGATCACCGCGAAACTGGCGTCCGTGGACGCGGTGCTGGCCGCGGCGAAGGGCGCGGACGGTGTGGTCGACGTGCTGCCCACCCCGGCCGACCCGGCGAATCCGGCGGCCGGGCCGAAGACGGTGGACGGCATGATCGAGATCAACGCCACCCTGCGTGACCCCGCCGACTCGGCGCCCGCGGTCGCCGCGGTGACCGAACTGCGGACCGCGCTGCACGCGATTCCCGGCGCCGAAGCGAAGGTCGGCGGCCTGAGCGCCCAACAGGCGGACATGATCGAGGCGGCGACCCACGACCGCGACACCATCATCCCGATCGTGCTGGTGGTGATCTTCGCCGTACTGGCGCTGCTGCTGCGCGCGCTGGTGGCCCCGCTGCTGCTGATCGCGACCGTGGTGCTGTCCTTCGGCGCCACGCTCGGGGTGGGCGCGCTGGTGTTCAACGACCTGCTCGGGTTCCCCGGCGCCGACCCGGCGATCCCGCTGTACGCCTTCGTGTTCCTGGTCGCGCTGGGTATCGACTACAACATCTTCCTGATGACCAGGGCCCGCGAGGAGGCCGTCAAGCTGGGCACCGAGCGCGGCACGCTGGACGCGCTCAAGGTCACCGGCGGGGTGATCACCTCGGCCGGCATCGTGCTCGCCGCCACCTTCGCCGCACTGTCCGTGATCCCGGTGCTGTTCCTGGCCCAGGTCGCGTTCCTGGTCGCGTTCGGCGTGCTGCTGGACACCTTCATCGTCCGGTCGCTGCTGGTGCCCGCGCTCGCGGTGGACGTCGGCCGGGTCATCTGGTGGCCGGGCCGCCTGGCCCGCCGCCCCCGCCCGTCCCCCCGCCCCAAACGCTGACCGACGCGACCCCGGCACTCCCCGGCAAATAGCCGGCTTTTTGCCCTAAGGGGCGGGCGCGGGTCAGGCGACGGGCAGGGGGTTCCCCGGCTCGCTGGGTTCGACGGCGGGGGTGGCGGCTCGGGGCAGCCAGAGTGCGATCACGGCACCGACCAGGCTGACCGCGGCCGCGATCAGCAGCGCCACCGCCATCGCGTCGAGGAAGCTGAACTGGCCGATGATCCTGGCCGCTCCGGCCAGCGAGTCGCCAACCGTGGGCGGGTCGAACCCGGGTGCCGCGGTGCCCTGCGCGATCGCGTCCGCCTCGCCGAGCAGCGCATCCCCGATCGGCTGCGGGAGTCCGGCCTGCTGGGCCCGTTCCGGCAGTGCCACGCCCACCTGCCAGCTGAGCACCGCGCCTGCCGAGACGATGCCGAGCACCCCGCCAACCTGGCAGGCGACCTGCTGCAGGGCGGACGCGACCCCGGTCGAGTCGTCCGGAGTGGCGCCCATGATCGCCTCGGTCGCCGCGATCACGCAGAGTCCGGTGCCGAACCCGACCAGCACCCCGGGATAGAGCAGCTCGGAGAACCCGGAGTCGGCCCGCAACAGGGTCAAGCCGGTCAGGCCGGCGGTGACCAGCACCAGCCCGGCCGACACCGGCCACTTCGGGCCGAACCGCTGCGCCAGCAACCCGCCGATCGGCGCGGACAGCACCACCACGCAGGTCGGCGGCAGCATCCACGCGCCGGCCATGATCGGCGCCATGCCCTGCACGTTCTGCAGGTACAGGGTGAGCAGGAACAACAGCCCGAAGACGCCGAAAAAACTGATCGCGACCAGCACCGACCCCAGCGACACCGCCCGGTTCGCGAGCAAGCGTCGCAGTGCGCCCGCCGCCGCGTCGCGGCTGCCCTTGGACTCGGTGATGGCGAAATAGGCGAGTGCGACGGTGACCACCGCGATCGGGGCGTTCACCGCGAACACCGCCGGCCAGCCGAAGCCCTGCACGATCACCCCGGCGATCACCGGACCGAGCCCGATGGCCAGCGCGTTCACCCCGCCCCAGATGCCCAGCGGCAGGCCCAGCTTCTCGGCCGGGAAGGCGTTGCGCACCAGCGCCAGCGCGGCGGGCTGCAGCAGCGCACCGGCGAAGCCCTGCAGCACCCGGAACAGCACCAGCGCCCAGACCGAACCGGACAGCGCGATCCCCAGCGAAGCCGCGCCGAAAGCGAGCACGCCGAACACGAAGGTCCGGCGGCGGCCGATCCGGTCGGCGAGCCGTCCGGCCGGCAGCAGGCCGACGGCCAGCGCCACCAGGTACGCGTTGGCGATCAGCTCGAGCTGCCCGAGGCTGGCCCCCACCGACGCGGAGATGTACGGCGCCGCGATCGTGGTCGCGGTGCCGTCCAAGCCGACCATCGCGCCGCCGAGCACCGTGGCGGTCAGCGTGAGCCAGGGCCGGCCGCGACCGGCGCGGGGTGTGTCCGGGAGCACATCTGCTCGTTCCATCCCGGCAAGCATGACAAGCCGTACTCGGGGCTCGGTCAGCACCCCGTCCAACTCACCCACTCGAAACGAAAAATTTTCATGTTCTTTACTTCTGATTGCAGAGAGTTAGTTAGCCTCGGCAAGCAACCCCACTCGGTTGGTGATAAACCCCTACCCCGTCTTGCATGCGGTTGCGGGTGTGGCTACGGTAAAGCCCGCTTATCAGCCGAAAGCGTGATTCCGCCCCCGTGAGGGTCGCTCCGACAGGCCAAGGTCGTTGTCGAAACAACGGACGAATGCCCGTGGAACGGCCGTATTCGCAGCAGGCGCCGGGGACGCTCCGGGAAGTGTGATGAGCGAAGCTCTCGGATGTCCAACTATCTACTGTGGGTGAAAGCATATGTCGTTGGCTGAGCGCCGGTATTCCGAGCCGACGGGCGGCCTCGTCCCGGCACTTCAACCGCTCACCCAGTATTTGTTCGACCGGTCGGAATCCACCGCCCCGGCGTTCACCTACGTCGACTACACGGTCGAGCGGGACGGTGTCGAACAGACCCTGAGCTGGGCCGAGCTGGCCACCAGGGTGCGCGCCACCGCCGCCGAGCTGGCCAAGGTGACCAGCAGGGGGCAGCGGGTCGCGATCCTCGCGCCGCAGGACCTCAGCTACGTGATCGGCTTCCTCGGCGCCCTCGCCGCGGGCACGGTCGCGGTCCCGCTGTTCGCCCCGGAGGTCAGCCAGCACGGCGGCCGGCTGGTGAACGCGCTGGCCGACTGCGCCCCCGAGGTCTGGCTGACCGGGGACGCAGCGCTGGAGAACGTGCGCGCGCTGGCCGAGAACAACCCGGTGCCGATGCCGAAGCAGATCATCGCGGTGGACACGCTCGACCCCGCTGGCGCGGCGGACTTCGAGCCGGTCGAGCTCGACTTCGACGCCCCGGCCTACCTGCAGTACACCTCCGGCTCCACCCGCGCCCCGGCCGGCGCGGTGATCACCCACCGGGCGGTGGCCAGCAACTCGTGGCAAGCTGCCACCGCGTTCCGCGTGGACGACGGCTGGAGCTGTGTCGGCTGGATCCCTTTCTTCCACGATATGGGACTCGTGCAATTGGTCTGCATACCGGTTTTCACCGGCGCCAGGTCGGTATTCATCACACCTTTCAACTTCATCATGAAGCCGCTGCGCTGGCTGAAGCAGATGTCCGCTTTCCCCAGCGTCTTCGCCGCCGCGCCGAATTTCGCTTTTGAGTACGCCACCCGGAAGATCAAGGAAGCGGACCGCTTAAAACTGGACCTCTCCGGGGTCCGCGCGCTCATCAATGGCAGTGAGCCGGTCCGGCCCGCCACAATCGCCGCCTTTCAGGAGGCTTTCGGCCCGCAGGGCTTCGCACCGGGCGCGCACCGGCCGTCCTACGGCCTGGCCGAGGCGACCGTTTTCGTCACCAACACCGACGAGGAAGGCCCGGTGGTCACCTCCTTCGACCGGGTCGCGCTGGGCGAGGACCGGGCCGTGGTGGTCGAGCCGGGCAGCGAGAACGCGCTGGCGCTGGTCGCCGCCGGCAGGCCGCACGGCCAGCTGGTGCGCATCGTGCACCCGGCCGAGCACACCGTCCGCCCCGACGGCGAGGTCGGCGAGATCTGGGTGCACGGCGCGAATGTCGCGGACCGCTACTGGGAGCAGCCGGAACGCAGCGAGGAGACCTTCGCCGGGCGAATCGACGGCGCACCGGAGGACACCCCGGCCGGGCCGTGGCTGCGCACCGGCGACCTCGGGGTGCTGCTCGACGGCAGGCTCTACATCACCGGCCGGATCAAGGACCTGATCATCATCGACGGCAAGAACCACTACCCGCAGGACATCGAGAACACCGTGCAGGACGCGCATCCGGCCATCCGGCGCGACCGGGTGGCCGCCTTCGCGGTGACCTCGGAGACACTGGGCGAGGGCGCGGCCGTGGTCGCCGAGTACGACCGCAAGGCCGAGACCGAGCCCGACCACGACGAGGTGGCCAAGGCGGTCCAGCGCGCGGTGTCCGCTCAGCACGACGTCAAGCTGCGCGGCTTCCAGCTGGTCGCCCCCGGCAGCGTGCTGCGCACGTCCAGCGGCAAGATCGCACGGGCCGCGACCAAGAAGCGGTTCTGGGAATCTGGGGTGAGCGACAAGTCATGACCACCTACGGCACGGTCGAGGGGCTCAGGCGGTGGCTGGTCGAGCAGATCGCCGAGATCTGCGACCTGACCGAGGACGAGGTCGACGTCCGCACCCCGTTCGGCGAGTTCGGGTTGTCCTCGCGGAACGCGGTCGAGCTCTCCGGTGAGCTGGAGGACCTGCTCGACCGGGTGCTGCCGACCACGCTGATCTGGGCGCATCCCACCATCGAGCGGCTGGCCGAGGCGCTGGCCGGCGAAGAGGGCACAGAGACGGCGGAAACCGCGCCGGACAACGGAACCGGCGAGGACGCTGCCGACCCGATCGCGATCGTCGGCCTCGGCTGCCGGCTGCCCGGCGGGGTGCACGGCCCGGCCGAGTTCTGGCGGCTGCTCAGCGAGGGACGGGACGCGATCACCGAGGTGGACCCGGAGCGCTGGGCCGGCTACCCCGGTGCGGAGGGCATCAGCAACCGGGGCGGCTTCCTCACCGACATCGCCGGCTTCGACGCCGAGTTCTTCGGTATCGCGCCGAGGGAAGCGGCCAGGATGGACCCGCAGCAGCGGATGCTGCTGGAGGTGGTCTGGGAGGCGCTGGAGCACGCCGGTATCGCGCCGGAGTCCCTGCGCGGCAGCCGGACCGGGGTGTTCGTCGGGATCAGCGGCACCGAGTACGGCTCGCTCTCGCTGGCCGACCTGGCCGGGGTGGACGCCTGGGCCGGCACCGGGGCGGCGCTGGCCATCGCGGCCAACCGGCTGTCCTACGTGCTGGACCTGCGGGGGCCGAGCCTGTCGGTGGACACCGCCTGCTCGTCTTCGCTGACCGCCGTGCACCTCGCCGTGCAGAGCCTGCGTTCCGGGGAGAGCGAGGTGGCGCTGGTCGGTGGCGCGAACCTGCTGCTCGGGCCCGGGGTCAACGCGAACTTCGACCAGATGGGCATCACCTCGGCGGACGGCAGGTGCAAGCCGTTCTCGGCCGACGCCGACGGCATCGGCCGCGCCGAAGGTGCCGGTGTCGTGGTGCTCAAGCGGCTCAGCGCGGCCCGCGCCGACGGCGACCGCGTGCTGGCCGTCATCCGCGGCTCGGCGACCAATTCCGACGGCCGTTCGAACGGCCTGACCGCGCCCAACCCCGAGGCGCAGCAAGAACTTCTGCGGGATGCCTACCGCCACGCGGGAGTCAGCCCGACGGCGGTGGACTACGTGGAGGCGCACGGCACCGGCACCCTGCTCGGTGACCCGATCGAGGCACGCGCGCTGGGTGCCGTGCTCGGCGCGGACCGGCCGGCGCGGCGGCCGCTGCTGCTCGGTTCGGTGAAGAGCAACCTGGGACATCTG includes:
- a CDS encoding MMPL family transporter, with product MAQEYGSFSGTLTLDEPPRPRRRHRWLWPALLMLCWLVLGGAAGPFLGKLSEIQSNDPGSFLPASAESTEVQRLQERFAADRLLPTVVVFERASGLTPADQAAIQRKVGDLAGAPGLNGQISPPIPSADGKAAQVIMPVAGEDPYEAGKAVKEIRELAKAGLPDGLRALATGPGGYNADFAEVFGGIDGVLLMITASIVAVILIIVYRSPLLPLVVLISAGLALCTSSAVIYWLASDGLLTLNGQSQGILLILVFGAATDYALLLVARYREELLRHASAWDAMRIAWRSSLEPIGASGGTVILGMLCMLASELTSNRSLGPVASIGIAGALLASLTFLPAVLLLVGRAAFWPADPVPRKHRRATHGIFDKVAGLVRRRPRWTWVITSLVLLIGVAFVPSMKADGTSQQEIFLNEVEAVTGQEALTAHFPGGTGSPAVITAKLASVDAVLAAAKGADGVVDVLPTPADPANPAAGPKTVDGMIEINATLRDPADSAPAVAAVTELRTALHAIPGAEAKVGGLSAQQADMIEAATHDRDTIIPIVLVVIFAVLALLLRALVAPLLLIATVVLSFGATLGVGALVFNDLLGFPGADPAIPLYAFVFLVALGIDYNIFLMTRAREEAVKLGTERGTLDALKVTGGVITSAGIVLAATFAALSVIPVLFLAQVAFLVAFGVLLDTFIVRSLLVPALAVDVGRVIWWPGRLARRPRPSPRPKR
- a CDS encoding MFS transporter, producing the protein MERADVLPDTPRAGRGRPWLTLTATVLGGAMVGLDGTATTIAAPYISASVGASLGQLELIANAYLVALAVGLLPAGRLADRIGRRRTFVFGVLAFGAASLGIALSGSVWALVLFRVLQGFAGALLQPAALALVRNAFPAEKLGLPLGIWGGVNALAIGLGPVIAGVIVQGFGWPAVFAVNAPIAVVTVALAYFAITESKGSRDAAAGALRRLLANRAVSLGSVLVAISFFGVFGLLFLLTLYLQNVQGMAPIMAGAWMLPPTCVVVLSAPIGGLLAQRFGPKWPVSAGLVLVTAGLTGLTLLRADSGFSELLYPGVLVGFGTGLCVIAATEAIMGATPDDSTGVASALQQVACQVGGVLGIVSAGAVLSWQVGVALPERAQQAGLPQPIGDALLGEADAIAQGTAAPGFDPPTVGDSLAGAARIIGQFSFLDAMAVALLIAAAVSLVGAVIALWLPRAATPAVEPSEPGNPLPVA
- a CDS encoding AMP-binding protein, translating into MSLAERRYSEPTGGLVPALQPLTQYLFDRSESTAPAFTYVDYTVERDGVEQTLSWAELATRVRATAAELAKVTSRGQRVAILAPQDLSYVIGFLGALAAGTVAVPLFAPEVSQHGGRLVNALADCAPEVWLTGDAALENVRALAENNPVPMPKQIIAVDTLDPAGAADFEPVELDFDAPAYLQYTSGSTRAPAGAVITHRAVASNSWQAATAFRVDDGWSCVGWIPFFHDMGLVQLVCIPVFTGARSVFITPFNFIMKPLRWLKQMSAFPSVFAAAPNFAFEYATRKIKEADRLKLDLSGVRALINGSEPVRPATIAAFQEAFGPQGFAPGAHRPSYGLAEATVFVTNTDEEGPVVTSFDRVALGEDRAVVVEPGSENALALVAAGRPHGQLVRIVHPAEHTVRPDGEVGEIWVHGANVADRYWEQPERSEETFAGRIDGAPEDTPAGPWLRTGDLGVLLDGRLYITGRIKDLIIIDGKNHYPQDIENTVQDAHPAIRRDRVAAFAVTSETLGEGAAVVAEYDRKAETEPDHDEVAKAVQRAVSAQHDVKLRGFQLVAPGSVLRTSSGKIARAATKKRFWESGVSDKS